One Anthonomus grandis grandis chromosome 12, icAntGran1.3, whole genome shotgun sequence DNA window includes the following coding sequences:
- the LOC126743043 gene encoding YY1-associated factor 2 gives MDNKKSPIRRAKRGPKVIEDNFWDCSVCTFRNTAEAFKCLMCDVRKGTSTRKPRINPQLVAQQVASQFLPATSSASTIKKERKDKKALKKRRHPPRLKNVDRSTAQTREVTVNSVTVVITEYKPKIKSSETVSSSSSSDHGSQSESSMDARLESILTFRQSE, from the coding sequence ATGGACAATAAAAAAAGCCCCATTAGACGCGCGAAACGCGGCCCCAAAGTGATCGAGGACAATTTCTGGGATTGCAGTGTGTGTACGTTCAGAAACACCGCGGAAGCGTTCAAATGTTTGATGTGTGATGTTCGAAAGGGCACCTCGACGAGGAAACCGCGGATAAATCCCCAATTGGTGGCCCAGCAGGTGGCCAGTCAGTTTTTGCCCGCGACCAGCAGTGCCAGCACCATTAAAAAGGAGAGAAAAGACAAAAAAGCCCTGAAAAAACGACGACATCCGCCCCGGTTAAAGAATGTAGACCGGAGCACTGCCCAGACGAGAGAGGTGACTGTAAATAGTGTAACGGTAGTTATAACTGAATATAAACCCAAAATAAAGTCCTCAGAAACTGTGTCTAGTAGTAGTTCATCTGACCACGGATCCCAATCAGAGTCCAGCATGGATGCAAG